The Klebsiella aerogenes KCTC 2190 region GAACTATGGGCTATTGTAGCGATTCTATCACCGGGCTGGTTAGCATGGTAGAAAGAACCGCATTGATTGCACTGTTACCTTTGAAACTGGCGTTGTTTTATAAAAATCAGCGTAAATATGATATAAATTTTATCCAACCGCCCCCTGAGTTGATGTTTAAATCCGTGCAGGTTTATGCTTCATGGAACAAAAGCAGTAGAAATATATCAGCGATAAATGAAACGGTTTCCATGTTACATACGCTGTCCTCATTCAGACGGTAAGTTTCCTCATCTTGCCGTCATTAATATGATGTGGTTAGTCATGATGTTCTTTGATTACCTTTCCACTATTCCGCCGCTTACACTCCTGATGAATCTTTTTTAAACTTTAGTTATTCAGGAGCGATTATGTCTATTCCTAATCATTTAGAGACAACGGAAGTTGTATTACTGGAAGTAGAAATACTTCTGACCATTATTTCTATCGGCGCCTGGGGCGGGTTCGTTAGTTTCCTGCTTCGCAGGAATAAAGAAGAGGCTGGCGAAGCCCATCAGGGAATTATGACCTGCCTGACGCAGGTAGTCATATCTTGTTTTACCAGTTTTCTCCTTAGCGCTATTGCTATCGAAAAAGGGTTTAGCTTTAATATGGTGCTGTTAGCCGCTGGTTTAGGCGGTGTATTTGCCGGCCCGATTTTAAAAATCCTCGGAGAAAAAGTTAAAAGTGCTGTTGGCGGTTCGAAACTCAAATAGCATTATCAGGTAATAAAAGGCTCATCCTTGAGTCTTTTATTACGGATTTTTTTGTCTCAACTATGTCACTCGGTTTTTAATCCAGCCGTAAATGAACTCTTCATTTTGTCGGCGATTTTCGCAGATATCCAGATAATAAGCGCCCTGGCTACAGTTGAGCGCTTTCACTAACACCGCTTCTCCTTCTTTACCTCGTTGCGATAAATAGGAATTTAGCGCATGTAAGGTTTGCGGGCCGATGCTGCCATCTGCTTTTATATCCGGATAATACTGCTGCTCGCGGTTCATCACGTTAAGCCAGCGCTGTAGCCACGTGCAAGGGTGATGGGGACCAATATTCACGGCGGCGTCGCAGAGTTCAAATGCTACCGCCCAGGAAAGTTGCGATACTTGTTCAAAGCCGGGTTTGATCCAGTAATCCGTTTCCAGGATTGCATAGGCTTCATTGTGAGAAAGTTCACTCATTTTCCCCTGGTAACCATGCGCTCGCGCCGTTGCTTCTGTGATACCCCAGTTAGTCTCTCCGCCTTTATCCTTCGGGTTGGCGCTGTAACCGCCTTCCAGCCCCAGAATTCCATCAATAATTGGATTCATTTTTTTCTCCCTGAATTAATGAATATGCATGTACATCATTGTACCTAGCGTGACGGAAAAGACGGTGGTCAGGGCTGCCAGCGTTTTACGGAAAAACTGCTTCCTGGCTTTTGGTTTTTTTGGCTCGACTTTCTCAATGGCGATATCCTTATTGACCTGTAATCCCTGGCGCGGGATGGTAATGAAGAGATCGTTTATGCCCAACGCCTTCAGGTCTCGTCTGATTAAATACAGTATCTGCGTTAGATTGGCATCATTCACAAAATGACTTCTGCTACCCCATAGCTCATTAGTGATTTTCTGGCGTTCGATAATCTCCAGATGAGCGTTTTCAATAATGAAGCTAAGACATTTAGAACGCATTGCTGTCATTCTAATAACTTGCGAGTTTGAGCTCGTTCTTAGTTCATATTTCTGTTCATTGTAGATGCAGTTGTTATTGATGAGATAAGTTTTCATAACGTCTTCCTTTAGATTTGCACATCCTGATTGTCGTTGGTGAATATATTGCACAAGAAATGGCTTAATCCATTTTTTTGTCATCGGTTTTATTGTATTGCCATTTGATGGGGAGACCTTCGTCACATAATCTCATGCAAATTAAATGATGGTTAATTACTACCTAAATTATATTTAATATGCTGTCTATTTTTTATCTTTCCTGCTGAAAGACGGACCTCGTTTGCCCAATGATTCCACGCTGATGTTTCCTGAGTAGGCATCATTAAAATGATTTTTTAGTGCTGATGAATTGATGAGATTTTGTGATTAGCCGATTCTTTGTGAGTCATGGATTATTGGTCTCGCAGAACGAACTGCGATAAATTTTAAACTTAAAAGGAAATTTAAAATGGCTACCAGCAAACTGATTAAAGGCGATACTCTTACCGAAACCAGCAACGCCGCTGATGGTTTTAACCCAGCAACTGAAGTTAGCAACTATAGCTATACTTCAGCGCGTGTCGCAAAGCCGGTCTATAACAAATATAAAGCAGCAACCACTAAGCCGAAGGTATTTGGCTATTATACCGACTGGTCTCAGTATGATGGTCGCCTGCAAGGGGACGATTCTAAAGATAACCGCGGTCGCGGCTACGACCTGACCAATATCTCACCGACTGCTTACGATAAAATTATTTTCGGCTTCGTTGGCGTGACCGGTTTCCATAAAAATGATGGCCAGTATCGTGACGTCGTGGCTGAAGGCGCGGAACAGTGCGGTAAAGTTAAGTACGAACCGACTTTCCTTGATCCATGGGGTGATTTCCAGTCTTACGTCAACGTTGGACATAGCGTTAGCGGCTGGGATGTTGATCCGAAGACCGTGACTCAAGAAAATTGTAAAGGTCTGCTCGGCGGTCTGCGCGATCTGCAGGCGAAAGCGAAACAGCAGGGCCATAACCTGGTGCTGTCCATGAGCATCGGCGGCTGGACCATGAGTAACGGCTTCCATGAAACCGCAGCGTCTGATTCCGCACGTAAAACCTTCGCCAAAGGCGTGGTGAAACTGTTCAAACAGTTCCCGATGTTCAGCGAAGTGGATATCGATTGGGAATACCCGAACGCCGAAGGCGCTGGCAACCCATTCGGCCCGGAAGATGGTGAAAACTATGCGTTGCTTATTGGCGAACTGCGTAAGCAACTGGATTCCGCCAGCCTGAGCAATGTGAAAATCTCCATCGCCAGCTCCGCGGTCGTGAAGACCTTTGATTACTCCAACGTGAAAGCGCTGATTAAAGCAGGTCTGTACGGCATCAACCTGATGACCTATGACTTCTTCGGTACCCCGTGGGCGGAAAGCGTTGCTCATCACACTAACCTGAATGCGCTGGAAGAGGGCGGTTGGGGCGTCAACACTATCGTGGAACATCTGCTGTCTGAAGGTTTCCCTGCTGAAAATATCAACATTGGTTATGCCGGCTATACCCGTAATGGCCGTAACGTTGAGCTGGAGTCGCTGTCTCCGCTGAAAGGCACCTATAACCCGGGTAACGGCGATACCACCGGTACTTTCGAATCCGGCACTAATGAATGGTATGACGTGATCTACAACTACCTGGATCTGGAAAACCAGAAAGGCCGTAACGGTTTCAACGTCTACACCGACCAGGTCGCTGATGCTGACTACCTGTATAACCCGGAATCCAAGCTGTTCATGTCTCTGGATACTCCACGTTCAGTAAAAGCGAAGGGCGAATATGCAGCAAGCCTGGGTCTGGGTGGTATGTTTACCTGGACTATCGATCAGGACAATGGCGTGTTGCTGAACGCGGCTCGTGAAGGTCTGGGTTATGAAATTGAATCTGAAGTCATCGATATGGAACCGTTCTACTTCGAAGGCATCAACGTAGAAAAAGATGAATCTGAAGAAGACGATAAGGCAACTGATGTCAATCATGCGCCAAAAGCCGCTATCGAGCTGCTGGTTGTCGGCGGTTCTACCGTCCAGCTGTCAGGCGCGAATTCTTCTGATGAAGATGATGATGAACTGAGCTACAGCTGGGGCGTACCGTCTGAAATTACCGTCGCGGATAAAACTGCGGAAGTGATTGAGTTTATGGTGCCTGAAGTGAGCGCGAAAACGGCCTTCCAGTTCACTCTGTTTGTGCGTGACTGCTACAACGAACCTTCCACTCAGCAACGTTTTGTGCTGACGGCGGTGCCAGCATTAGCATCTCAGGGCGAACCTGAACCGGCTGATGAAGAAGAAGATGAAACCGACATTATTCCGGTTCCAGACGAAGATACTACACCGGCTGAAGATGACGCCTCTGCCGATGATGCGGCAGACCAGGATGCGCCACACGCGCTGTGGGATGCTAACACCGTATACGGCGCAAGCTGGGGTACCTTCGAAACCGTGAGCTGGAAAGGTCACAACTACCAGGTGAAATGGTGGTCCCAGGGCGACCAGCCTGACCTGAACTGCGGTCAGAGCGGCGCATGGACTGACTTAGGCGCTTACTAATACTTCTGCGCTTAACGAGGTATGGGCTCCATGACAAAGCCCCGGTTTTCCGGGGCTTTTTTCCACCAGGGAATGAGGAATCGCGTTGATGACCATTGCAATTAAAAATAGCCAGATTGATGTGAATAGCTGGTACCAGAAAGTCACTTTAACCTTCACAAACGAAAGTAACCGCCCGCTAGATCTGAACCTGGCGACAATTAGCTTTACCGCCTCCGGGCATCCGGATCCGTGGGGCAATACGGGAGGCACGCTAAAAGGAGATCGTTCGTTAACTTTGCGTGACACCGCCCAGGGAACCCTGGAATTCAATGAAATCATCATTAACAACAGTAGTGAACTGCTGCTGCAGGCAGGGGAAAGCGGTACCCTGTTTTTTAGCCTGGCTGCCACCCAGGTACCGGTAAAAATGTCCACCTTTACGTTAACTCTGGCTGACGATACCGCTGATGAAGTTGAGCCAGAACCTGAAGTACCAGCGGATGACACCGCTGATGAGGTTGAACCAGAACCTGAAGTACCGGCGGATGACACCGCTGATGAGGTTGAACCAGAACCTGAAGTACTGGCGGATGATACCGCTGATGATATTGAGCCAGAACCTGAAGCGCCCACCGATGATGCGATCACCGGCGCGGGACTGACCCTGGTATCCGGGGAGGTGAAAGCGTCCAGCTGGTACCAACGTATTGCCCTGACGCTGACGAATCACTATTCGCAGTCCGTCGATATTAATCAGTTGAAATTAGGATTCACCGCGACAGCGCATCCCGATCCGTACAGCCCATTTAGCGGCACCATGCTGGGGAATCAGGCGGTAACGCTGGCCAGCGACGGCGGCTGGCCGACAGAAAAAAATACCATCACAATCAATAACGACGGCGAGTATCTGTTGGCTTCCGGTAAATCAGCGGTGCTGGAGTTTTATCTTTCGGCCACGCAAACGCCCGTTGCGCTTAGCGATCTGACGGTGACGCTGGCCCATGATCCTGGACGCCAGGGACAAATCATTGTGCAATTCCCGGCGCAGGCGCAGAGCACCTCGCTGAAGCCGGAGATCGAACTGCAGTATCCGGATGGCCGCCAGCAGCGCTTTGCCGGCGAATGGGGCGCTTCGCTGACCATTGGCGATCTGAGCGCAGGAAGCTACGGTATTACGGTACTGGAATTGTGTAACGACGAGATGAGAATTTCACCCGTTGCCGAAAACTATACATTGATACTCTCGTCCGGTAACGCCGTTGAACGGTGCCCGATTGCTTACCAGCCAGCGGTGCTCTTTGCCGCGATCGAGCTGCTGCTTGCGGATGATGAACTGGAAGGCGCGGAAGTCGTCGTTGAGCTGTGGTCGGAAGCAGGTGTACGCGAACGTACCCTGACGCTGATGGCGAACCAACCGCAGCGCGTCACTCGGCTATTAGCAAATCATCAATATGCTATTTGCCTGCAGCCGACGACGATGAACAACCAGTTGCTGACAACGTCTGCGCAGCCTGCGACCTTCGTGCCGAAGGTAGGCACGACGGCTCAGGCAGATGTTGCGCTACAAAAAACGCCCGTTGCGAGCGACAACTTTGTTGAGGTCGCGGTGACGGTATTAGGCTTACCGCAGGGCGCAGCTGCTCAACGCTATCGTTTCTGCTGCGGCAGCTACCAGTACAGTTTCGTGCTGGCAAGCGATACTCGTCAGCAGAAATTACCGCTGCGTTTATCTGCCGGGGAATATAGCGTGCAGGTCGCGGATGTGTATATCGCCGGTACGCCGTGGCGTTGCGACGTCAGCGCGCCGTTGCGTTTGCTGCAAAGCGTTAATAACGTCACGCTTGAGTTTATCCAGGGCGTTCCGTTGCAGGTAAAAGGTTGGCCGAATTATCTGGCGCACGGCGGCGTGACGGTGAATGCGGCGGAGACTGTCGATCTTTATCGCAATGTCCCGTTCAGCGCGCTGTTTAAATATGATGGTTTTGATGGCGGCGGCGATCCGATTCCGGCGGCGGAAGTGGACACTAACGGCGATGGCTTCCTTGATTATGCCTCGCTACCGATCCATAAAACCGTGCCTTTGGTTCGCGAGATCGAAGCCGATGCCGGCCGCGCGGTGATGCCGGTGATGGTGGTCTATACCGCCAATGCTAGCGGCGGCAGCGCGGTATCGGACCTGCAGGACGAACAGCGTCTACGCAATCACTTTGGGAGCTTCATTACCCAGTGTCTGGCGGCGCAATCCTGGAAAGATGACCAGCATCCGGTTCCGGCAACCTTTGTCCTCAACCCGGACTTCCTGGGCGCCATGCAGCAGGAGCCTTATGGCTATACCGCGCTGCGTAAAGCTAATAGCGTACAGGTCAATGTGCAACTGGCGGCGGCGATTAATGCGCTCCCTTCGATGCCAGGTTTCAGCGCGCCGACGCTGCCGACCTTTAGCAACGATTTGTACGGCTACGTGCAGGCGATTAACTATATCGTTCGCCAGTTCGCACCGGACATCGTTTTTGGCTGGCAGACCAACGTTTGGGCGACGGGCACGGCAGATTGGCTGCTGCGCGCCAATG contains the following coding sequences:
- a CDS encoding phage holin family protein — encoded protein: MSIPNHLETTEVVLLEVEILLTIISIGAWGGFVSFLLRRNKEEAGEAHQGIMTCLTQVVISCFTSFLLSAIAIEKGFSFNMVLLAAGLGGVFAGPILKILGEKVKSAVGGSKLK
- a CDS encoding glycoside hydrolase family 108 protein, producing the protein MNPIIDGILGLEGGYSANPKDKGGETNWGITEATARAHGYQGKMSELSHNEAYAILETDYWIKPGFEQVSQLSWAVAFELCDAAVNIGPHHPCTWLQRWLNVMNREQQYYPDIKADGSIGPQTLHALNSYLSQRGKEGEAVLVKALNCSQGAYYLDICENRRQNEEFIYGWIKNRVT
- a CDS encoding winged helix-turn-helix domain-containing protein, with amino-acid sequence MKTYLINNNCIYNEQKYELRTSSNSQVIRMTAMRSKCLSFIIENAHLEIIERQKITNELWGSRSHFVNDANLTQILYLIRRDLKALGINDLFITIPRQGLQVNKDIAIEKVEPKKPKARKQFFRKTLAALTTVFSVTLGTMMYMHIH
- a CDS encoding glycosyl hydrolase family 18 protein, translating into MATSKLIKGDTLTETSNAADGFNPATEVSNYSYTSARVAKPVYNKYKAATTKPKVFGYYTDWSQYDGRLQGDDSKDNRGRGYDLTNISPTAYDKIIFGFVGVTGFHKNDGQYRDVVAEGAEQCGKVKYEPTFLDPWGDFQSYVNVGHSVSGWDVDPKTVTQENCKGLLGGLRDLQAKAKQQGHNLVLSMSIGGWTMSNGFHETAASDSARKTFAKGVVKLFKQFPMFSEVDIDWEYPNAEGAGNPFGPEDGENYALLIGELRKQLDSASLSNVKISIASSAVVKTFDYSNVKALIKAGLYGINLMTYDFFGTPWAESVAHHTNLNALEEGGWGVNTIVEHLLSEGFPAENINIGYAGYTRNGRNVELESLSPLKGTYNPGNGDTTGTFESGTNEWYDVIYNYLDLENQKGRNGFNVYTDQVADADYLYNPESKLFMSLDTPRSVKAKGEYAASLGLGGMFTWTIDQDNGVLLNAAREGLGYEIESEVIDMEPFYFEGINVEKDESEEDDKATDVNHAPKAAIELLVVGGSTVQLSGANSSDEDDDELSYSWGVPSEITVADKTAEVIEFMVPEVSAKTAFQFTLFVRDCYNEPSTQQRFVLTAVPALASQGEPEPADEEEDETDIIPVPDEDTTPAEDDASADDAADQDAPHALWDANTVYGASWGTFETVSWKGHNYQVKWWSQGDQPDLNCGQSGAWTDLGAY
- a CDS encoding chitinase, producing MTIAIKNSQIDVNSWYQKVTLTFTNESNRPLDLNLATISFTASGHPDPWGNTGGTLKGDRSLTLRDTAQGTLEFNEIIINNSSELLLQAGESGTLFFSLAATQVPVKMSTFTLTLADDTADEVEPEPEVPADDTADEVEPEPEVPADDTADEVEPEPEVLADDTADDIEPEPEAPTDDAITGAGLTLVSGEVKASSWYQRIALTLTNHYSQSVDINQLKLGFTATAHPDPYSPFSGTMLGNQAVTLASDGGWPTEKNTITINNDGEYLLASGKSAVLEFYLSATQTPVALSDLTVTLAHDPGRQGQIIVQFPAQAQSTSLKPEIELQYPDGRQQRFAGEWGASLTIGDLSAGSYGITVLELCNDEMRISPVAENYTLILSSGNAVERCPIAYQPAVLFAAIELLLADDELEGAEVVVELWSEAGVRERTLTLMANQPQRVTRLLANHQYAICLQPTTMNNQLLTTSAQPATFVPKVGTTAQADVALQKTPVASDNFVEVAVTVLGLPQGAAAQRYRFCCGSYQYSFVLASDTRQQKLPLRLSAGEYSVQVADVYIAGTPWRCDVSAPLRLLQSVNNVTLEFIQGVPLQVKGWPNYLAHGGVTVNAAETVDLYRNVPFSALFKYDGFDGGGDPIPAAEVDTNGDGFLDYASLPIHKTVPLVREIEADAGRAVMPVMVVYTANASGGSAVSDLQDEQRLRNHFGSFITQCLAAQSWKDDQHPVPATFVLNPDFLGAMQQEPYGYTALRKANSVQVNVQLAAAINALPSMPGFSAPTLPTFSNDLYGYVQAINYIVRQFAPDIVFGWQTNVWATGTADWLLRANAAPREQGAAIADFINELGVYGGDYSPDFIAFDKFERDCFSPDALAHYGWNATCWMNYLGMVKETARALQKPAMLWQIPGGHMPTVAEGTSKIAAAHFASGGTFFMGDSRIGSDIDTITPALLNTAVNSTTYGVATVGDFLRRDGGYDWSQMQALNLPDYNVFAVLWGGGSTVSITTIHSNGEDGGWLAEKMVEYYAAPRYFS